A section of the Trichomycterus rosablanca isolate fTriRos1 chromosome 6, fTriRos1.hap1, whole genome shotgun sequence genome encodes:
- the LOC134317310 gene encoding ADP/ATP translocase 3-like — MSGSGEGRSVVKDFAAVCIAAVVSETAVAPLERVKLLLQVQHASKYIPANKHYNGFIDCFMRIPKEQGVLSYWRGNLANVIRYLPTQALNFTFKDRYKMLFLNGVDQHTQFWRYFAGNLASRGAAGATSLCFVYPLDFARTRLAADIGKARAEREFTGLYDCFRKILKADGPRGVYRGFSASIQGIIIYRAAYFGLYDTVKSRLPDPENIQFVVSWMIAQSVTTFAGFIAYPFDTVRRRMMMQSGLNSADVLYSSTMECWRRIARDEGMSAFFKGTWSNVLRGIGGALVLVLYDEMRKIL, encoded by the exons ATGAGTGGGTCGGGTGAGGGTCGATCAGTGGTGAAGGACTTTGCGGCGGTGTGTATCGCAGCAGTGGTATCTGAGACCGCTGTAGCTCCATTAGAGAGAGTCAAACTGCTGCTGCAG GTACAACATGCCAGTAAATATATTCCAGCAAACAAGCACTACAATGGCTTCATCGACTGCTTCATGCGTATCCCGAAAGAGCAGGGTGTCCTCTCATACTGGAGAGGCAATCTGGCCAACGTGATTCGATACCTTCCCACCCAGGCCCTCAACTTCACCTTTAAAGACAGATACAAGATGCTTTTTCTGAATGGCGTGGACCAGCACACACAATTCTGGCGCTACTTTGCAGGGAACCTGGCATCACGGGGTGCAGCTGGTGCCACCTCGCTTTGCTTTGTCTACCCGCTTGACTTTGCTCGTACCCGTCTGGCAGCCGATATTGGCAAGGCAAGAGCGGAGAGAGAGTTCACGGGTCTGTATGACTGTTTTAGAAAAATACTAAAGGCTGACGGGCCCAGAGGTGTTTACAGAGGTTTCAGTGCGTCGATACAGGGCATCATCATCTACAGAGCTGCCTACTTTGGACTCTACGATACAGTTAAAA GTAGGTTACCAGATCCAGAGAATATCCAGTTTGTAGTAAGCTGGATGATCGCGCAGAGCGTGACCACATTTGCTGGATTCATTGCATACCCATTTGATACAGTACGCCGCCGTATGATGATGCAGTCTGGACTTAACAGTG CGGATGTCCTGTATTCAAGTACGATGGAATGCTGGAGGAGGATTGCTCGTGATGAAGGAATGAGTGCCTTTTTCAAAGGAACTTGGTCTAACGTCCTCAGAGGAATAGGGGGTGCACTAGTCCTGGTCTTGTATGATGAAATGAGGAAGATCCTGTGA